The Polaribacter sp. Q13 sequence TCTCCATAAAAAGAACAAAAGAAAAGATGCTAAAAACGGCCAATTGGTTACACTTTTACTAGAAGACAATGCATCTTCTGCTGAAATTTCTGATAAATTATACGGTAAACAGAATAAAGTAGCTTTACACGCACTTAGAAAACGTTTGTTTCAATCTCTTATAGATTTTACAGCAAACACAAGTATGAAAGAAGAAAACTCTATAGATATTCTTTTAATAAAAAACATTCTTTCTGCCAGACACTTCCTAAAGAAAGAACAAATAAAAGTTGGGTATCAAATTTTAGACAAAACCATCATAATTGCAAATGAGTATCAATTATTTGCAATTTTAAATGAAGTTTATCATACTAAAATTCAATATGCTCATTTAAACCCAAACTTAAATTTAGATCAATTAATTAGTACTTTTAAAGAGAACCAAAATCGACTTATTTTAGAAGATCAACTAAATATTGCCTATGCTAAAATTAGGACATCATTAGCCAATTATCACAAAAACAAGTCTAATATTGACATTAAAGAATTGATATCCATTATTTTAAAAGAACAAAATATTACAATTTCAGATACCTTATCGTTCAAGTCCTTGTATCAAATTATTCAGATAACCAGCATATCTTCTGCTCAAAAATTCGATTATTATAATATTGAAGAATTCGTTATTGAAACCTATCAAATTATTCAAAATCATACATCCAAAGACAAACAACTTAATTATCACTTAGAGGTTTTGTATTTAATTGCCAACGTACTTTTTAGAAATAAGAAGTTTAATAAATCTCAAAAATACTTAAAACTGATGCTTTTCTATATGAATGCTGAAAAGAAAAAATATTATAGTGATTTTATTCTGAAATATGATTTACTGCATGCTCTAAACTTAAATTACACAAATAAACAAGAACAAGCTATTGCTTTATTAGAACCTTATATCGATAAAAAAAACACGGATCTTGTTGCTCAATTAGACTTCTCTCTTTCATTAATCGTTTTTTATTACCAGCATAAATCCTTAGAAAAAGCTCAAAAATTAGTGTCTAAATTTTACCATACCGATAAATGGTATATTGAAAAAGCAGGTATTATTTGGACCATCAAAAAAAACTTAATTGAAATTTTATTACAAATAGATTTAGGAAATATAGACTTGGTAGATTCTAGGTTAAAAAGCTTTAAAAGAAACTATTTTACGAATCTGTCAGAAATTAATCAAGAAAGGGTAATTACTTATTTAAAGTTAGTAGAAATCTACTATAAAAATCCAGAGATTGCTACCACAACCGAATTTAAAGAGAAAGTAGCAACTTCTTTTAGTTGGATAAACAACGAGAAAGAAGATATTTTTATGATGAGTTTCTTTGCATGGTTAAAAGCAAAAATGACCAAGCAAGATATTTATTTAGTCACTTTAAATTTGATAAATAGTTAAACAATAATACTTTTCTTATTTCAATAAAAATAAATCATTTGGCATACTAATTGCTTCTTATAATTTTAAACAAAAAAACCTACACTATGAAACACATCTATTTATTACTTTTAATTCTTACCAGTTTATTATTATACAACTGCAGCAAAGACGACAAAGAAATAGATGTTAGATATAACGTAGATGATTTACAAAAAATTCATGGAAACGGTTCTAAAACATGGAAAGTTGAGGGCTTTTACAAAACCTATGAAAATGATTTACTCAGCGAATTTAACGACTGTTATACCGATGATACGTATACTTTTTTCTACGATAAAAACGAAGCTCAGGTAACGCTTGGTAATAATTCTTGTTACTACGATAATCCTACAGAACAAGACGGGCGTTTAACTTATAATTTCTACGAAGATATAGGTGAAATTTTCATCAATATTTCTAAAGGAGAAAGTCTTGATGAAAATTTTAGAACTGAACTTACTATTCTTGGTTTAACAGAACTTAGTGAAACTAGAATGGTTTTTACAGCAGGAGAAAATCCTTATTATGGAAAAACTATAGTTTTCACATCTGTACCATAAATCTTTCAAAAAGCGTTATTTATGTCTTCCTATTAATTCTTTTTCAATATCTTTTAACGTAAACCCTTTTGCTTGTAACAACATTAAATAATGGAACATTAAATCTGCTGACTCATAGATAAATAATTCATCGTTATTGTCCATTGCCTCAATAACAGTCTCCACTGCTTCCTCTCCTACTTTCTGAGCAACTTTGTTAATTCCTTTAGCAAATAAACTTGCTACATAAGATTTTTTAGTGTCTTTATTAGCTACTCTTTCTGTAATAACGTCTTCTAAAGTAGAAAAGAAACCATAATTAGATTTGTTTTCTTCTCCCCAACAAGTATCTGTTCCTTTATGACATGTTGGCCCATTCGGATTTACAGAAACCAACAAAGTATCATTGTCGCAATCTAGTTTTATATCTACTAAATTCAATACATTTCCGCTTTCTTCACCTTTTGTCCAAAGTCTATTTTTAGTTCTAGAAAAGAAAGTAACTAATTTTGTTTCTTGCGTTTTTGCAAACGCTTCTTCATTCATATACCCTAACATCAACACCTTTTTTGTGGTTACATCTTGAATGATTGCGGGTACTAATCCGTCGTTGTTTTTACTAAAATCGATATTCATAATTTTATTTTTATACTATATTGTCATTTCAAAATGAGCTTTCACAGAGATTTAGATTCCTTCTTCTTCGGAATGACATTCTTTACATTTTATATTCTAACTGGTATATTTTGCTTTTTCAACTCCTTTTTTAACTCTAAAATAGGGATTTCTCCAAAATGAAAAACACTTGCAGCTAATGCAGCATCTGCTTTTCCTTCTTTAAACGTATCTGCAAAATGCTGAATTGTTCCTGCTCCTCCAGAAGCAATAATAGGTATGTTTAATATTTCTGATAAATGTGCCAAAGCTTCGTTTGCAAAACCTGCTTTTGTACCATCATGATTCATAGACGTAAACAAAATTTCTCCTGCGCCACGATTTTCTACTTCTTTTGCCCATTCAAATAATTTAATATCTGTTGGTATGGTTCCTCCTGCCAAATGCACAAACCATTCTCCGTCAATTTGTTTGGCATCAATAGCAACCACCACACACTGACTCCCGAATTTTTCTGCCAATTCATTAACCAATTCAGGTCTTTTTACCGCGGATGAATTGATAGAAACCTTATCTGCCCCCCATTTTAACAACTCATTTACGTTTTCTACAGAAGAAATTCCACCACCAACTGTAAACGGAATATTTAC is a genomic window containing:
- the hisF gene encoding imidazole glycerol phosphate synthase subunit HisF, which translates into the protein MLTKRIIPCLDIKNGRTVKGVNFVNLIDAGDPVVLAKQYADLGADELVFLDISATLEGRKTMIEMVHQVAEQVNIPFTVGGGISSVENVNELLKWGADKVSINSSAVKRPELVNELAEKFGSQCVVVAIDAKQIDGEWFVHLAGGTIPTDIKLFEWAKEVENRGAGEILFTSMNHDGTKAGFANEALAHLSEILNIPIIASGGAGTIQHFADTFKEGKADAALAASVFHFGEIPILELKKELKKQNIPVRI
- the hisIE gene encoding bifunctional phosphoribosyl-AMP cyclohydrolase/phosphoribosyl-ATP diphosphatase HisIE; protein product: MNIDFSKNNDGLVPAIIQDVTTKKVLMLGYMNEEAFAKTQETKLVTFFSRTKNRLWTKGEESGNVLNLVDIKLDCDNDTLLVSVNPNGPTCHKGTDTCWGEENKSNYGFFSTLEDVITERVANKDTKKSYVASLFAKGINKVAQKVGEEAVETVIEAMDNNDELFIYESADLMFHYLMLLQAKGFTLKDIEKELIGRHK